From Primulina huaijiensis isolate GDHJ02 chromosome 15, ASM1229523v2, whole genome shotgun sequence, one genomic window encodes:
- the LOC140958946 gene encoding ADP,ATP carrier protein, mitochondrial-like, which yields MTDQHQLPTIAHKVANQLHISPSLSQDVQTRYGGFQRPAMYQRQFAYGSYTNAGLRYPMTCQVSQNLSLISANASPVFVQAPSEKGLTHFAIDFLMGGVSAAVSKTAAAPIERVKLLIQNQDEMIKSGRLSEPYKGIGDCFKRTMQDEGVGSLWRGNTANVIRYFPTQALNFAFKDYFKRLFNFKKDRDGYWKWFAGNLASGGAAGASSLLFVYSLDYARTRLANDSKAAKKGGERQFNGLIDVYRKTLKSDGIAGLYRGFNISCVGIIVYRGLYFGMYDSLKPVVLTGSMQDSFFASFALGWLITNGAGLASYPIDTVRRRMMMTSGEAVKYKSSLDAFSQILKNEGAKSLFKGAGANILRAVAGAGVLAGYDKLQMIVFGKKYGSGGG from the exons ATGACTGATCAGCACCAGCTCCCAACTATTGCACATAAGGTGGCTAATCAGCTGCATATAAGTCCCAGCTTATCCCAGGATGTCCAAACACGATATGGGGGTTTCCAGCGGCCTGCCATGTATCAGAGACAATTTGCATATGGCAGTTATACAAATGCAGGATTGCGGTATCCGATGACTTGTCAAGTCTCTCAGAATCTGTCATTGATTTCTGCGAATGCTTCACCAGTGTTTGTACAGGCTCCATCTGAGAAAGGCCTCACACACTTTGCCATCGACTTTCTAATGGGTGGAGTCTCAGCTGCAGTGTCAAAAACAGCTGCTGCCCCTATTGAACGGGTAAAGcttttgattcaaaatcaagaTGAAATGATCAAGTCTGGTAGACTCTCGGAACCATACAAGGGAATTGGAGACTGTTTCAAGAGAACCATGCAGGACGAAGGAGTTGGATCGTTATGGAGAGGGAACACTGCTAACGTTATCCGTTACTTCCCCACTCAG GCCTTAAACTTTGCATTCAAGGACTACTTCAAGAGACTCTTTAACTTCAAGAAAGACCGTGATGGCTATTGGAAATGGTTTGCTGGCAACCTTGCTTCTGGTGGTGCAGCTGGTGCTTCCTCATTGCTATTTGTCTACTCTTTGGATTATGCCCGTACTCGTCTTGCCAATGATTCCAAGGCTGCAAAGAAGGGAGGTGAGAGGCAATTTAATGGTTTGATTGATGTGTACCGAAAGACCCTGAAATCTGATGGTATTGCTGGTCTTTACCGTGGATTCAACATCTCATGTGTTGGTATTATTGTATATCGTGGTTTATACTTTGGAATGTACGACTCTTTGAAGCCTGTGGTCTTGACGGGGTCGATGCAG GACAGTTTCTTCGCTAGCTTTGCTCTTGGTTGGCTCATCACAAATGGTGCTGGTCTTGCCTCCTATCCAATCGACACTGTCCGTAGAAGAATGATGATGACATCTGGTGAAGCCGTGAAGTACAAGAGCTCTCTGGATGCTTTCTCTCAAATCCTTAAGAATGAAGGTGCCAAATCTTTGTTCAAGGGTGCCGGTGCAAACATTCTTCGTGCAGTTGCTGGTGCCGGGGTGCTTGCAGGTTACGACAAACTTCAGATGATTGTCTTCGGTAAGAAATACGGCTCTGGAGGTGGTTAA